Proteins encoded by one window of Methanobrevibacter oralis:
- a CDS encoding glutamate synthase-related protein, translated as MIYKCLICGHIHNEEATGVLLKDLDKCPTCKQDISNFVEVENSDSISEIQKETLDLSYPKEFAKSDKDIRQMDAIHQMAISGQSLIAAMYTDLPMPNWDDILLLGCQLNPQPLESDIDVNTTTVIGKTAKKPLVIESPIYITHMSFGALSRESKIALSKGSAGIKTAQCSGEGGILPEEMENAYKYIFEYVPNKYSLSDENLKNSDAIEIKIGQSTKPGLGGQLQGEKVTSEIANIRNKSVGQDIHSPATIPEVNSKEDLKELVSHLRKKSEGRPIGLKFAAGRIEDDLEYACYAKPDFITIDGRGGSTGASPKIIRDSTSVPTIYALSRAREYLDNHNSNITLTITGGLRISSDFAKALALGADAIAIGTGALIASACQQYKVCHTGYCPVGVATQNPENRKRLKIESSAKRVENYLKVSTEELKQFARITGHNNVHDLDINDLCTINSEISNYTNIKHA; from the coding sequence ATGATATATAAATGTCTTATTTGTGGCCACATTCATAATGAAGAAGCAACTGGAGTATTGTTGAAAGATTTAGATAAATGTCCTACTTGTAAACAGGACATATCTAATTTTGTTGAAGTTGAAAATTCAGATTCAATTTCTGAAATTCAAAAAGAAACTTTAGATCTATCTTATCCAAAAGAATTTGCTAAAAGTGATAAAGATATTAGACAAATGGATGCTATTCATCAAATGGCTATTTCTGGTCAATCATTAATAGCTGCAATGTATACAGACTTACCAATGCCCAATTGGGATGATATTTTACTTTTAGGATGCCAACTAAATCCACAACCGTTAGAATCTGATATTGATGTTAACACAACAACAGTAATTGGGAAAACAGCTAAAAAGCCATTAGTTATTGAAAGTCCAATTTATATAACTCACATGTCTTTTGGTGCTTTATCAAGAGAAAGTAAAATAGCTCTTTCAAAGGGAAGTGCAGGTATTAAAACAGCTCAATGCAGTGGTGAAGGGGGCATTTTACCTGAAGAAATGGAAAATGCTTACAAGTATATTTTTGAATATGTTCCAAACAAATACTCATTAAGTGATGAGAATTTGAAAAATTCCGATGCTATTGAAATAAAGATAGGACAATCTACAAAACCAGGCTTGGGTGGACAACTACAAGGAGAAAAAGTAACCTCTGAAATTGCAAATATTAGAAATAAATCTGTAGGTCAAGATATTCATTCTCCAGCTACAATCCCTGAAGTCAATTCTAAGGAAGATTTAAAAGAATTAGTTTCACATTTAAGAAAAAAATCTGAAGGTCGCCCAATTGGGTTAAAATTTGCAGCAGGAAGAATTGAAGATGATTTAGAATATGCATGTTATGCTAAACCTGATTTTATTACTATTGATGGTAGGGGTGGATCAACTGGTGCAAGTCCTAAAATTATTCGTGATTCAACATCAGTTCCTACAATTTATGCATTAAGTAGAGCTAGAGAGTACCTAGACAATCATAATAGTAATATTACACTAACAATCACTGGTGGTTTACGTATTTCATCGGATTTTGCTAAAGCATTGGCATTGGGTGCAGATGCGATAGCTATTGGAACAGGGGCATTAATTGCATCAGCATGTCAACAATATAAAGTTTGCCACACTGGATATTGTCCAGTTGGTGTTGCAACTCAAAATCCTGAAAATCGTAAAAGATTAAAAATTGAATCCTCTGCAAAAAGAGTTGAAAACTATTTAAAAGTTTCTACAGAAGAATTAAAACAATTCGCAAGAATTACTGGACATAATAATGTTCATGATTTGGATATTAATGATTTATGCACAATAAACTCTGAAATTTCTAACTATACAAACATTAAACATGCGTAA